GACCAATGAATTCTTCACGGTCGAAGGCGTGAACCCGGACGCCGTGTTCCTGCTCGGTAAGGACTTGAACACCTTCCAGGAAACCACGCGCGGCCTGCTCGACGGCAATGCGCAGCAGCGCTTCCCCGGCTCGAAAGACCCGCAGACCCGCCAGCAGCTCGAAGCCATTCTGAAGACCTACGAGCAGATGCGCACGCAGGCCTCCGCCATTCTGGGCAACCTGCAGGGCCTGGTGGCCGCGCGTGAAGCGCAGGCTTCCATCCTGACCGACAGCGAGCCGCTGCGCAAATCGCTCGGCGAGCTGCAGGACAAGCTCTCCGCGCGCACCGGCCTGGGCGCCGGAACGATCGTGCTGCTGTTCGTGCTCTCGCTGGCCGCCCTGGCCCTCGCCGGCGCCATCGGTTTCGTGCAGGTGCGCGAAGGCCGCGAACGTGCCGCCAACGCCGAACGCGAACGTCTGGCTGCGGAGCAGACCTCCGAAGAGGCCGGCCGCATCAACAACGCCAACCAGGCCGCCATTCTTCGGCTGATGAACGAACTGCAGACAGTGGCCGAAGGCGACCTGACGCAGGAAGCCACCGTGACCGAGGACATCACCGGCGCCATTGCCGACTCGGTGAACTACACGGTGGAAGAACTGCGTCTGCTGGTGGGCAACGTGCAGAACACGGCCACCCGCGTGGCGCAGACGACGTCGCAGGTGGAAAGCACCTCCACCGAGCTGCTCGCCGCCTCGACCGAACAGTTGCGCGAAATTCGCGAAACCGGCCAGTCGGTGCTGACCATGGCCGAGCGAATCAACGGCGTGTCCTCGCAAGCGCAAGAGTCGGCCACGGTGGCGCGCCAGTCGCTGCAAGCTGCTTCTTCCGGTCTGCAGGCCGTGCAGAACGCCATCGGCGGTATGAACTCCATCCGCGACCAGATCCAGGAAACCTCCAAGCGGATCAAGCGCCTGGGCGAATCCTCGCAGGAGATCGGCGAAATCACCGAGCTGATCTCGGACATTACCGAACAGACGAACGTGCTGGCGCTGAACGCCGCCATTCAGGCCGCATCGGCCGGTGAAGCCGGTCGCGGCTTCTCGGTGGTGGCGGAAGAAGTGCAGCGGCTGGCTGAACGCTCCGCGGACGCCACGCGCCAGATTTCGGCGCTGGTGAAGGCGATTCAGACCGACACGCAGGATGCGGTGGGCGCCATGGAGCGTTCCACGCAGGGTGTGGTCGAAGGGGCCAAGCTGTCCGACAATGCAGGTACCGCACTGACCGAGATTGACCGCGTGTCGCGCCGCCTTGCCGAGCTGATCGAGCAGATTTCGCAGTCCGCCTCCCGCGAAGCCGATTCGGCCAACGTGGTGGCCGCCAACATCCAGCACATTTTTGCAGTGACCGAGCAGACCGGAGAAGGTACCCGTACCACCGCCCAGCAGGTGCGCGAGCTTTCGCAGATGGCCGAAGAACTGCGTCGTTCCGTTGCCCGTTTCAAAATTGCCTGACAAGAGATAAGAACGGCGAGCATCCAACGTGTCGATTCAAAACCCTGCCACGGCCCCCCTCGCTGGCAACGTGCCGGCCACCGAAGACCTTGGGCCGCTGGCCTGGGTCTTGGGAGAAATCCAGAAATCCCTCGACAGCGTTGCCAAGTCGCTGCGGCGCTTCGTGCACGACGTGGGCAATACCTCGGAACTCGAGAGTGGCCCGCTGCAAATGGCCCGCCAGCAGTTGCACCAATCCGTCGGTGCACTGCAGATGGTGGGCAACACCGCCCCGGCGCTGGTGCTCGGCTCCATCGAATTCGCGGTTCAGGGCTTCATTGCCGAACCGCAGCGCTGCACCGACAGCGCGGTTCAGAAGATCGAGCGTGCCGGTTTTGCCGTCGTCGATTTCCTCAACGCACTGCTGGCCGGCAAGCCCGTCTCGTCGGTGGCGCTGTTTCCTCAATACCGCGACGTGCTCGAACTGGTCGGCAACGAGCGCGTTCATCCGGCGGACCTCTGGAGCATTGCCTGGCGCTGGGTCGAAGTCCGTCCCGCGCTGACGCAGGCTGCCCTGGCCTATGACCCGGCGGTGCGTTCGCGGCTCGACCGCGAAGTGCTGCAGCTGGTCAAGACCGGCGACGCGCAAGCCGCGCGCCGGCTGCAGGCCCTGTGCCTGGGGCTCGGGCGCGGTGCGCTGCTGCCCCGCGTCGCGAGTTTCTGGACCTTGGCCGGGGGCTTCTTTGAGGCCCTGGCGCTGGAACTGATTCCGGCCGATTCCTATGTCAAGCGCGCCGCCTCGCGCGTGCTGCTGCAATACGCCACGCTGGCGCGCGGCGACAGCACCGTTTCCGACCGGCTGGGCCAGGACCTGTTGTTCTTCTGCGCGCAGGCCGTGCCCACCGCGCGCGACGACGCCGCCACGCTGCGCACCGTGCGAACCGCCTGGGGCGTCGCGGGCGAGCCGTACATCGACTACGCCGTCGAGCAGTTCGGCCGCTTCGATCCGCTGGTGCTCACGCAGGCGCGCAAGCGCATCGAAACCGCCAAGGAAATGTGGTCGGCGCTCTCGGGCGGCGATGCCACCCGCACGCGCCAGGTGGCCGACACCTTCGCGCAGCTCGGCGAATCGCTGCAGAAGCTGCATCCGCCGAGCCTGCCGATGGTGCAGGCGCTGACCCATGCGGTCGAAGCGTCCTTGAAATCCGGCCAGCCGCCCGACACCGAACTCGCGATGGAAGTCGCGACCTCGGTGCTCTACCTGGAAGCCGCGCTCGAAGACCTGGACCCGAGCGATCCGCAACTCACCTCCCGCACCCTGCAGCTGGCCGGCCGCATCGAACGCGTGCGCGCAGGCGGACATTCGGAGCCGCTCGAGCCCTGGATGGAAGACCTGTATCGCCGCGTGAGCGATCGCCAGACCATGGGTACGGTGGTCGACGAGCTGCGCAGCCACCTGAGCGAACTCGAGAAGTCGCTCGACCAGTATTTCCGCCGTCCCGCCGAAAAGGCGCTGTTGCGCACCGTGCCGAGCCAGCTGCTGCAGATGCGCGGCGTGTTCTCGGTGCTGGGCCTGGAGCAGGCCGCGCACACCGTTCAGCGCATGCGAGACGAGGTCGAGCAGATGCTGGTGGGCAACGCATCGCCTGTCGAGGAAATGCACAGCTTCGACGCGCTCGGCAACAACCTGGGCGCGCTCGGCTTCCTGATCGATATGCTGGGCTACCAGCCGGCGCTCGCCAAGCGCCTGTTCGTGTTCGATACCGAAGCCGGCGAACTCAAGCCGCTGATGGGCCGCCAGGCCGCCGACAGCGGCCCCGCGGATGTCGCAGTGGCGGACGGCAAGCCTGCAGGCGCAGAAGCCGTGCTCAGCATCGAGGAGGTCGACGCACAGATCGCCTCGAAGCTCGCCGCGCTCGCCACGCCCAACCGCAAGGCGAAGGTCTCGCCCATCGAGGAATTCAGCCGCAAGGCCGACAGCTGGACGAACAAGATCACCGGTCCCGCGGCGCTGCCCGACACCGAGGTGACCGAGCTCGAAGAAGACGACCTGCAGAACATCTTCCTCGACGAGGCCCGCGAGGTGGTGCAGAACGGCCTGGCCGCCATCGACGAACTCGGCGGCCACCCTGACGACACCGAAGAACTCACCATCCTGCGGCGCGCGTTCCACACCTTGAAGGGCAGTTCGCGCATGGTCGGCCTGACCGACTTCGGCGATGCCGCGTGGTCGTTCGAGCAGGTGCTGAACACCTGGCTGGCCGATCAGCGCGATGCCACGCCCGAGCTGCTTTCCGCGACCCGCAATGCGCTCGGCGAATTCAGCGAATGGGTGGAAGCCATTGCTTCGGGCGCCCAGCACAGCTGGCAGTCGTCGTATTTCAGCCGCGTGGCCAACGCCCTGCTGGCCGGCGAGCCCGTGCCGACCGCACCACCGCGCGCCGATGCGGACGCTCTTGCAGTGGCGGCGCGTCACATTGCCGCGGAGCCGCCTGTGGCCGCCTCGCTGCCGATGCCGGAGTTGCCTGAGCTCCCGCCGTTGCCCGACCTGTCGCTGGCTCCCGCCGCGCCGCCGGAGCCTGCACCCGCCCCCGAACCGGCCTTCGAATTGCCGGTGCAGGCGCTGGAGCAGCCCGCAAGGCACGAAACCGACGATGACTTCGCATCGACCGACTTCCTCGACTTCGATACCAAGCCGAGCCCGGAAGAGTCTTTCGAAGTGCTGACCGGCAGCGGAGATTTCGATTTCCTGGCGCCCGAGAAGGCAGCACCCGCACCCGTCGCCACGCCTGAGCTGCTGCAAACGCCGACGGCACTGCCCGACCTGGACTGGGCACCCGAGCCTTCGCTGGCAAAGGACAGCGAGCCCGCAGCCCTTGCCCCGGCCGTGCCTGTGTCCGTGCCCGTCGAAGAAGAGCCCGTGGCTGCCGCACCGGCGTTCCTGCTGGAGCCGGAAGAACCCGCCGCAGCCGTGGCCGAAACGCCCGCCGCAGCGGCGGAGCCTGTCGAACCGCCAGTGGTGGTTGCAGACACGATTGCAGCTGCCGAAGACGCGCCGCAACCCGAACCTGAACCCGAGGTGCAGGAAACGGCCGAAGCCGCTGCTCCCTCCGGTGCGGACGACCAGGTCAAGGTCATCGGACCATTGCGCATCGGCATTGCGCTCTACAACGTCTACCTCAACGAGGCCGACGAATGGTCGAGGCAGTTGGCCACCGACGTCGGCGAGTGGGCACTCGAATCGCACGAGCGCCTGCCGGATTCGACCGTTGCGCTCGCGCATTCGCTGGCCGGCAGCTCGGCCACCGTCGGCTTCCATAGCCTTTCGGGCATGGCCCGCCTGCTCGAAGCCGCGCTCCAGCATCTGCAGATGCAGGGCAGCGGTACGCGCGAACAGGGCGTGGTGCTGGTTGCCGCGGCCGATGAGCTGCGCCGCCTGCTGCACCAGTTCGCCGTGGGTTTCCTGCGCGAACCTTCCGAAGGAACGCTGCAGGCGCTGCGCGACATCGCTGCAGCACCCATGCCGCCAGAGGCGGCCGCCCGGGTCGAGACCCGGCCGCTCCAGCACATGGTGTCCACCGACAGCGTGGCCGACGTGGCGCTGGACGATTCCGAAGATGCCATCGACCTGGCCGATGCGGTCGACGTCGACCTGTTCCCGATCTTCGAGGAAGAGGCTGCGGAATTGCTGCCCCAGCTGGGTCAGGCGCTGCGCCAGTGGGCACACCATCCCGACGACAGCGCACCGCGCGCCTCCGTGCTTCGCACGCTGCACACGCTCAAGGGCAGCGCCCGGCTGGCCGGCGCCATGCGCCTTGGCGAGCGGGCGCACCGCATGGAGTCCGAGATCGAAGTCCTGGGCACCCAGGGCGGTGCCGACCGGGTCGAAATCGAAAAGCTGCTCACGCGCCTGGATGCGCTGCAGTCCACCTTCGACGCGCTGCGCGCGGCGGACGATGCCACCCAGGCCGAAGTGGCCCAGCTCGTGGTGGCGGCCTCCACCGCCGTGCCGGGCGTTCAGCTGGTGCAGGTTGCCGCCGAATCCGGCGTGCCCGCCAATGACGAAACCGCTGCCGATGGCGACCAGGGCGCAGGCGCCGCGGAGACGGCCGTCGCACCATCGCTATTCCCGCGGCCGGCACCTGCACTGCTCGCGCCGTTGCGCACGGCTTCCACCCAGGCCGTTCGCATCCGCACCCAGCTGCTCGACCGCCTGGTGGCGCAGACCGGCGAGGTCATCATCACGCGCTCGCGCCTCGAAGCCGAACTGGGTCAGCTGCGCGGTTCGCTCTCCGACCTGACGGGCAACCTCGACCGCCTGCGCCAGCAGCTGCGCGACATCGAAGTGCAGGCCGAAAGCCAGATGCAATCCCGCCTGGCGCAAGCCAAGGATTCGCAGCAGAGCTTCGACCCGCTCGAGTTCGACCGCTTCACCCGCGTGCAGGAACTTACGCGCATGATGGCCGAGTCGGTGAACGACGTGGCCACCGTGCAGCGCACGCTGCAAAAGACGGTGCAGGCCACGGAAGACGACTTGAGCGTGCAGGCGCGCCAGACGCGCGAACTGCAGCGCGGCCTGCTGCGCACGCGCATGGTGGAGTTCGAAGGCATTTCCGACCGCCTCTACCGCGTGGTGCGCCAGGCGTCGAAAGACACCGGCAAGCAGGTGCGCCTGGACATCGTCGGCGGCTCCATCGAAATGGACCGCGGCGTGCTCGACCGTATGACGCCCGCCTTCGAGCACCTGCTGCGCAATTGCGTGGCGCACGGTATCGAGGACGTGGCTGCACGCGAAAAGGCCGGCAAGGACGCGAGCGGGCTGATCGTGATCGACCTGCACCACGAAGGCAACGACGTCTCGGTGAGCTTCCGCGACGACGGAGCCGGCCTGGACCACAAGCGCATCGCCGAGCGTGCCCGCACCCTCGGCCTCTTGGGGCCCGACCAGGAACTGTCGCCCGAAGAAGCCACCGAGCTGATCTTCAAGCCCGGCTTCTCGACGGCGGGGCAGGTGTCCGAACTGGCCGGCCGCGGCATCGGCATGGACGTGGTGCGCGCGCAAATCGCGGCGCTCGGCGGCCGCATCGAAACGCACAGCACGGCCGGACAAGGCACCACCTTCAAGCTGGTGCTGCCGCTCACCACCGCGGTGACGCACGTGGTGATGCTGCGCGCCGGAGACGTGTCGATCGGCGTGCCGTCCAATCTCGTGGAGCTGGTGCAGCGCGTGAGCAGCACCGAGCTCGAAGCGGCCTACCTGCACAACAGCCATCCGTTCGGCAGCGAACAGGTGCCCTTCTACTGGGCCGGCGCGCTGCTGCAGGCCTCGGCGCGCAGCGCGCATTCTTCGAGCAAGAACAACACCGTCGTGATCGTGCGAAGCGCCGCGCAGCGGGTGGGCCTGCACGTGGACGAAGTGCTGGGCAACCAGGAAGTCGTGGTCAAGAACCTCGGGCCACAGCTTGCGCGTCTGCCGGGTCTGGCCGGCATCTCGGTGCTGGCTTCGGGCGCGGTGGCGCTGCTCTACAACCCGGTGGCGCTGGCCGCGGTGCACGGCGAGCAGGCGCGCATGCGCCAGGCCGCCGCGCTGGCGGTGTCCGCACACGCCGCGTCGGCCGATGCGGAGCACGGTGCACCGCAGGAACCGTTGCCGATGCTGGCACCTCCGGTGCCGCAGGTTCCCCTGGTGCTGGTGGTCGACGACTCCATCACGGTGCGCCGCGTCACGCAGCGCCTGCTGCAGCGCGAAGGCTATCGTGTGTCGCTCGCGGCCGACGGCTTGCAGGCGCTCGAACGGCTGCAGCAGGAGCGGCCGGCGGTGGTGCTGTCGGACATCGAAATGCCGCGCATGGACGGCTTCGACCTGGCGCGCAACATCCGCGCGGACGAGTCGATGGCGGGTCTGCCGATCATCATGATCACCTCGCGCATCGCCGAGAAGCACCGCGACTACGCGCGCACGCTGGGCGTGAACCACTATCTCGGCAAGCCCTACTCGGAAGACGAACTGCTGCGCCTGGTGCGTGCGTACACCAGCGAACCGGCATTGGCGGCTGCTGCTTGACGCTCTCCGGAGCTCGACCAGTAAAGGGGCCCGACGGGCCCCTTTACTTTTGCAGCGCCTTGGCCCGCGCCACGCCGTAGCGCTGCAGCGTTTTCTCGCGCGCCTCGGCGTGATCGACGATGGGCAGGGGATAGGTCTCGCCGAGCTTGATGCCGGCCGCCTCCAGTTCGACCGGCGAGGCCGTCCAGGGTGCGTGGATCGCGGCGTTCGACAGCCCTGCGAGCTGCGGCAGGTAGCGGCGGATGAACTTGCCTTCGGCGTCGAAGCGCTCGCTCTGCGTCACCGGATTGAAGATGCGGAAATACGGTTGCGCGTCGCAGCCGCTGGAGCTGGCCCACTGCCAGCCGCCGTTGTTCGATGCGAGCTCGAAGTCATTCAGGTGCAGCGCAAAATAACGCTCGCCGCGCCGCCAGTCCAGCCCGAGGTTCTTGCAGAGAAAACTCGCCGTGACCATGCGCAGCCGGTTGTGCATGTAGCCGCTCTGGTTGATCTGCAGCATGGCGGCGTCCACCAGCGGGTAGCCCGTGCGGCCCTGGCACCAGGCCTCGAAGAGCTGATCGGCGTGCTTGCCGTGGTGCCATTGGATCTTGTCGTATTCAGGGCGGAAGCTCTTCGATTCGCCGCCCGAATGCACGTGCGGGAAGTGCGCCAGGACTTGGAAGTAGAACTCCCGCCAGATCAGTTCGCTGAGCCAGGTCGCAGCGCCCGAGTCGCCCTGCAGCGAAAGCTGGTGCGCCACCCCCGCCAGCTGCCGGATCGACACCGTACCGAAACGCAGGTGCACGCCCAGGTAGCTCGGCCCCCGCACCGCCGGAAAGTTGCGCGCCGCGTCGTAGCGGTCGATGCGCTGGAAAAAGTCCTCGAACAGCGCCGCCGCGCCCTGCGTACCGGTAGGAATCTCGAGTTCGGAGAGGTTGGTTTCCTGAAAGCCGATCTCCTCGAGCGAGGGCACCGGCGCGCGTTGCGCCTCGGGCGGCGGTGCCAGGGCGTCGGCGTAGGCCCGCACCGGGTACGACTTGAGAAAGAACGCGTCGACCTTGGCCAGCCAGGCCCGCTTGTAGGGCGTGAACACCGTGTAGGGCTGGCCGACCTTGGTCATCACCTCGTCGCGGTCGAAAACGGTCGAATCCTTGTAGGTGTGGAAAGCCACGCCCGCATTCGCCAGGGCGCCGAGCACCTGGGCGTCGCGCGCCAGCGCATCGGGCTCGTCGTCGCGGTTGGCGAACACGGCCTGCACGTCCAGTTCGTGCGCCAAAGCGGGAATTTCCTCGACCGCGGCGGCGTGGCGCACGATCAGCCCGCCGCTCAGGTCCTGCAGCTCGGCGTCGAGCTCCACGAGCGATTCGCGAATGAACTCCACGCGCCGGTCGGCGCGGGGTAGGGGGTCCAGAATGGCCCGGTCGAACACGAAAACGCACACCACCTGACGGCAGGCCCGCAGGGCGTGATAGAGCGCCGCGTTGTCGTCCACGCGCAGGTCGCGGCGAAACCACAGGAGCCCTTTGGGATAGGTCTTGTCGACGGCCAGTAAAATCGGCGGCATATGGCTTCCGATTCTGCCCCGATGAACCTCACGCATCACTTTCTGATCGCGATGCCGGGGATGGAAGATAAAACTTTCAACCGCAGCGTCGTCTACCTCTGCGAGCACAGCGAGCGCGGCGCGCTCGGCCTGGTGATCAACAAACCCAGCGACATCAACCTGAAGGTGCTGTTCGAGAAGATCGAACTCCACCTAGCGCGCCCCGAACTCGGTGACGCGCCCGTTTTCCAGGGCGGGCCGGTGCAGACCGAGCGCGGCTTCGTGCTGCACGAGCCGGTGTTTTCACATGCCGAGAAGCCCGAGGAATCGGTCTATGCCTCGACCATGACCATTCCCGGCGGCCTCGAAATGACCACCTCGAAAGACGTGCTGGAGGCGCTGGCCACCGGCGCCGGACCGCGCAAGGTGCTGGTTTCGCTGGGCTATTCGGCCTGGGGCGAGGGGCAGCTCGAATCGGAACTGGCCGAAAACAGCTGGCTCACCGTGAGCGCCGACCCGGCCGTCATCTTCGATACCCCGGTCGAACAGCGCTACGACAAGGCGCTGCTGCTGCTGGGCCTGGAAGCGTGGAAACTGTCACCGGAAGCGGGACACGCCTGATGGCCGCTGCCATGCCAGACGCCCCTGTTCCCGCCGCTTCTCCTTCTGTTCCCGTTGCCGTTCCTTCCCATTTCCAGAGCTTCCTGGCCTTCGACTTCGGCCTGAAGCGCACCGGCGTCGCGAGCGGCAATCGCTTGCTGGCCACCGCGACTCCGCAGGCCACCATCAAGGCCGAGGGCGACGCCCGCTTCGCGCAGGTCGAGGCCCGCATCAAGGAATGGCAGCCCGACGCACTGGTGGTCGGCGTGCCCTACCACCCTGACGGCGCCCCGCACGAGAACACCCGCCGAGCGCAGAAATTCGCGCGCCAGCTGCGCGGCCGTTTCAACCTGCAGGTGTTCGAGGTCGACGAGCGCTACAGCACCACCGAAGCGCTGGCTTCCGGCGCGCGAGATGCCGATGCCGCTTCGGCCTGCATCATCCTGGAGCAATTTTTGAGGAGTCTCCCTTGAGTTCAATACCCGATGCCGAAGTGCTCTACAAGGAGCTGCTGAACGGCGTGAAAGCGCTGATGCGCACAGAGACGAAGCTGGTGGGCATCACCTCCGGCGGCGCCTGGCTGGTCGAGCGGCTGCAGAAAGACCTGGGCCTGGCCGGCGCCCCCGGCGTCATCTCCTCGGCCATGCACCGCGACGACTTCGCGCGCCGCGGCCTCTCGGCCAGCGCGCAGACCGCGCTGCCCTTCGATGTGAACGGCGCCGACGTGCTGTTGCTCGACGACGTCCTCTACACCGGCCGCACGATTCGCGCGGTGCTCAACGAATTGTTCGACTTCGGCCGCCCGGCCTGCGTGCGGCTTGCGGTGCTGGTCGACCGCGGCGGGCGCGAACTGCCGGTGGCGGCCGACTTCGCGGCCGCGGAATTCACGCTGCCGGATACGCAGTTGCTCGCACTCGCGCGCGCAGACGACGGCGCCTTCAGTCTCAAAGTGGAGGAGAACTCGTGAGCCCCCACACTCATCACTTCGTGTATTCGTTGCCCCCCGGGGGGGCGCAGGCCTGCCTTGGGGCGGCCCGGCGGGAGGCCTGGTAATGCTCTACAAGCGAAATCCGCAACTCAACAAGAACGGCGAGCTGATCCACCTGCTGTCGATCGAGGGCCTGCCCAAGGACAT
The Variovorax paradoxus genome window above contains:
- a CDS encoding methyl-accepting chemotaxis protein, with the protein product MSSIADKFKKLLPANSGNDKARVDGSGSTLSLDNVDTVQALEEKTVRLARKQGRNAPADPAPTGFADGGALTSGEAANEAGAGALDAAQAQAAAAKASSRPARQQRILAILLAVVVLLLLLVAGSAILRAERLAQQVAATGQSLMQSQRLAKSISQALVGSAPAFVEVKDSADDLTRRVQGLTNGDDALRLERVGNQYDEDMGKINPLVARADASAKVVLSQRQILTQVGAALRDINQQSSALLEMTETVASLKMQQNATLPEISAAGQLVMLTQRIGKSTNEFFTVEGVNPDAVFLLGKDLNTFQETTRGLLDGNAQQRFPGSKDPQTRQQLEAILKTYEQMRTQASAILGNLQGLVAAREAQASILTDSEPLRKSLGELQDKLSARTGLGAGTIVLLFVLSLAALALAGAIGFVQVREGRERAANAERERLAAEQTSEEAGRINNANQAAILRLMNELQTVAEGDLTQEATVTEDITGAIADSVNYTVEELRLLVGNVQNTATRVAQTTSQVESTSTELLAASTEQLREIRETGQSVLTMAERINGVSSQAQESATVARQSLQAASSGLQAVQNAIGGMNSIRDQIQETSKRIKRLGESSQEIGEITELISDITEQTNVLALNAAIQAASAGEAGRGFSVVAEEVQRLAERSADATRQISALVKAIQTDTQDAVGAMERSTQGVVEGAKLSDNAGTALTEIDRVSRRLAELIEQISQSASREADSANVVAANIQHIFAVTEQTGEGTRTTAQQVRELSQMAEELRRSVARFKIA
- a CDS encoding hybrid sensor histidine kinase/response regulator, whose translation is MSIQNPATAPLAGNVPATEDLGPLAWVLGEIQKSLDSVAKSLRRFVHDVGNTSELESGPLQMARQQLHQSVGALQMVGNTAPALVLGSIEFAVQGFIAEPQRCTDSAVQKIERAGFAVVDFLNALLAGKPVSSVALFPQYRDVLELVGNERVHPADLWSIAWRWVEVRPALTQAALAYDPAVRSRLDREVLQLVKTGDAQAARRLQALCLGLGRGALLPRVASFWTLAGGFFEALALELIPADSYVKRAASRVLLQYATLARGDSTVSDRLGQDLLFFCAQAVPTARDDAATLRTVRTAWGVAGEPYIDYAVEQFGRFDPLVLTQARKRIETAKEMWSALSGGDATRTRQVADTFAQLGESLQKLHPPSLPMVQALTHAVEASLKSGQPPDTELAMEVATSVLYLEAALEDLDPSDPQLTSRTLQLAGRIERVRAGGHSEPLEPWMEDLYRRVSDRQTMGTVVDELRSHLSELEKSLDQYFRRPAEKALLRTVPSQLLQMRGVFSVLGLEQAAHTVQRMRDEVEQMLVGNASPVEEMHSFDALGNNLGALGFLIDMLGYQPALAKRLFVFDTEAGELKPLMGRQAADSGPADVAVADGKPAGAEAVLSIEEVDAQIASKLAALATPNRKAKVSPIEEFSRKADSWTNKITGPAALPDTEVTELEEDDLQNIFLDEAREVVQNGLAAIDELGGHPDDTEELTILRRAFHTLKGSSRMVGLTDFGDAAWSFEQVLNTWLADQRDATPELLSATRNALGEFSEWVEAIASGAQHSWQSSYFSRVANALLAGEPVPTAPPRADADALAVAARHIAAEPPVAASLPMPELPELPPLPDLSLAPAAPPEPAPAPEPAFELPVQALEQPARHETDDDFASTDFLDFDTKPSPEESFEVLTGSGDFDFLAPEKAAPAPVATPELLQTPTALPDLDWAPEPSLAKDSEPAALAPAVPVSVPVEEEPVAAAPAFLLEPEEPAAAVAETPAAAAEPVEPPVVVADTIAAAEDAPQPEPEPEVQETAEAAAPSGADDQVKVIGPLRIGIALYNVYLNEADEWSRQLATDVGEWALESHERLPDSTVALAHSLAGSSATVGFHSLSGMARLLEAALQHLQMQGSGTREQGVVLVAAADELRRLLHQFAVGFLREPSEGTLQALRDIAAAPMPPEAAARVETRPLQHMVSTDSVADVALDDSEDAIDLADAVDVDLFPIFEEEAAELLPQLGQALRQWAHHPDDSAPRASVLRTLHTLKGSARLAGAMRLGERAHRMESEIEVLGTQGGADRVEIEKLLTRLDALQSTFDALRAADDATQAEVAQLVVAASTAVPGVQLVQVAAESGVPANDETAADGDQGAGAAETAVAPSLFPRPAPALLAPLRTASTQAVRIRTQLLDRLVAQTGEVIITRSRLEAELGQLRGSLSDLTGNLDRLRQQLRDIEVQAESQMQSRLAQAKDSQQSFDPLEFDRFTRVQELTRMMAESVNDVATVQRTLQKTVQATEDDLSVQARQTRELQRGLLRTRMVEFEGISDRLYRVVRQASKDTGKQVRLDIVGGSIEMDRGVLDRMTPAFEHLLRNCVAHGIEDVAAREKAGKDASGLIVIDLHHEGNDVSVSFRDDGAGLDHKRIAERARTLGLLGPDQELSPEEATELIFKPGFSTAGQVSELAGRGIGMDVVRAQIAALGGRIETHSTAGQGTTFKLVLPLTTAVTHVVMLRAGDVSIGVPSNLVELVQRVSSTELEAAYLHNSHPFGSEQVPFYWAGALLQASARSAHSSSKNNTVVIVRSAAQRVGLHVDEVLGNQEVVVKNLGPQLARLPGLAGISVLASGAVALLYNPVALAAVHGEQARMRQAAALAVSAHAASADAEHGAPQEPLPMLAPPVPQVPLVLVVDDSITVRRVTQRLLQREGYRVSLAADGLQALERLQQERPAVVLSDIEMPRMDGFDLARNIRADESMAGLPIIMITSRIAEKHRDYARTLGVNHYLGKPYSEDELLRLVRAYTSEPALAAAA
- a CDS encoding cryptochrome/photolyase family protein, yielding MPPILLAVDKTYPKGLLWFRRDLRVDDNAALYHALRACRQVVCVFVFDRAILDPLPRADRRVEFIRESLVELDAELQDLSGGLIVRHAAAVEEIPALAHELDVQAVFANRDDEPDALARDAQVLGALANAGVAFHTYKDSTVFDRDEVMTKVGQPYTVFTPYKRAWLAKVDAFFLKSYPVRAYADALAPPPEAQRAPVPSLEEIGFQETNLSELEIPTGTQGAAALFEDFFQRIDRYDAARNFPAVRGPSYLGVHLRFGTVSIRQLAGVAHQLSLQGDSGAATWLSELIWREFYFQVLAHFPHVHSGGESKSFRPEYDKIQWHHGKHADQLFEAWCQGRTGYPLVDAAMLQINQSGYMHNRLRMVTASFLCKNLGLDWRRGERYFALHLNDFELASNNGGWQWASSSGCDAQPYFRIFNPVTQSERFDAEGKFIRRYLPQLAGLSNAAIHAPWTASPVELEAAGIKLGETYPLPIVDHAEAREKTLQRYGVARAKALQK
- a CDS encoding YqgE/AlgH family protein; amino-acid sequence: MASDSAPMNLTHHFLIAMPGMEDKTFNRSVVYLCEHSERGALGLVINKPSDINLKVLFEKIELHLARPELGDAPVFQGGPVQTERGFVLHEPVFSHAEKPEESVYASTMTIPGGLEMTTSKDVLEALATGAGPRKVLVSLGYSAWGEGQLESELAENSWLTVSADPAVIFDTPVEQRYDKALLLLGLEAWKLSPEAGHA
- the ruvX gene encoding Holliday junction resolvase RuvX; translation: MAAAMPDAPVPAASPSVPVAVPSHFQSFLAFDFGLKRTGVASGNRLLATATPQATIKAEGDARFAQVEARIKEWQPDALVVGVPYHPDGAPHENTRRAQKFARQLRGRFNLQVFEVDERYSTTEALASGARDADAASACIILEQFLRSLP
- the pyrR gene encoding bifunctional pyr operon transcriptional regulator/uracil phosphoribosyltransferase PyrR — protein: MSSIPDAEVLYKELLNGVKALMRTETKLVGITSGGAWLVERLQKDLGLAGAPGVISSAMHRDDFARRGLSASAQTALPFDVNGADVLLLDDVLYTGRTIRAVLNELFDFGRPACVRLAVLVDRGGRELPVAADFAAAEFTLPDTQLLALARADDGAFSLKVEENS